ctatttCTTTATTCTCTTCTGCATGCCAATGCTACTTGTTCACCTTTCACGATCAACTGGCACTTTATATGTTTGGTCAATTTTTGTATATATCCACTTTAGCTTCGTTCTATCACGCGCAGTTTTGTGGAAAGTAAAAACTGATACAGATTGAATAGATTTATATTCATTATCTTAGTTTTTCTATATATTTAACCACTTAatggaataaaaaaaaattcaggtcCCAAGAAGATATGTCTTTGAACATGATAGACTACATTGTGATGATCATGGAATGATGTTGATTCTGACTGTTTGAAGAAAGTAAAGGTTTGGATTAAAAGAACACATGTTAACTTATGATGCCTTTTTACATCTGTTAAATCAGATTTTCCCTCTAAATTTATCTTTCTTTAAGCCATAATTTACTATGGATTTGGAATTTCTTCTTCTTGAGCTGTGCGTCAtgctttcaaaattatatcatgtAAGATTGACAACTTTTCACGCTGATCATTATCATGACCTTTTCGGTATGCTGTGGAATTTAATTTTGAATTCTGGGGGTAGTTTTGCTTTCAAGCTCCACCTTTGACTATCCTTTGAATGGTATTGAATCTCTCTTCTTTTATACACGGGGAATGATAGTTGCTTTTGAGAAAGGTAAATCACTGGTAAGTATTTTTAATGGGATGATTTCAGTGAATATGTTAAGATATtaaatactccttccgtcccattttaagtgtactaggcacgaagtttaagaaataaagagagacttctgaaatatcattttatcttgtgattataaacttgtcatgtaggatgtttgaattgtcaacctactaaatatagaaagagacactctttttggaaaataccaaaaaggaaagtaagtcacttaaattgggacggagagagtacctAATATTTGAAAACATGTGCTGAATATTTTCTCTTTATAATGACTTGCTATACAGAGCTTGAAAGAGAAGCAGTTCTTGTATGACATTGTTGCTAATGGGCGAAGTGGAATAGATGTTGACAAGTAATTCCCCCTCTCCTTTTACTTTCATAAGATGCAACTTAAAGTGTGCGCTTGCAGCTTCATTACATGAAATAATCTTTTTGCAGATTTGATTACAGCGAGCGTGACACCAGAGCTTATGGTCTTAGGTACAATTTTCAGTTCCAGAGGCATGATCTTTGTATTCTATTTGATCCTTCTATTTTCTAAAACTGAAGAATTGGTCCCAaaatcgctactaactctggaaaAGTCAATACTACCTTTTTGTTACTTGCTAACTAATGGAAACAATGCGTGTTGTAGACATCGAGATATCTTATCGGGGCGAAGGAATGTTAGTATTCTTGAAATTATTATGCTACATGAAACATTAACATCTTTCAAATATAGTCAGGTACAACTTAATGTGTCTTCTTCCTGGTATCATATATTTCTACGATTTTAATCATTTTGTTCTGTTGTTATGTAGTATGAGGATAGTGTACAACTTGAATACCTGCAAAATTGCAGAGGATTCCTTGTGACGACAGCACTGGCTTATGGCAATGAAAACACTCCTGTTAACTAGGAGCCAATCCAGAAGAAATTTTAGACAGCCATACTTACAGCTTTGTTTATGCCATCATCTATGAAGGATCCAATACTCAGTAGATGCCTGTTTCGAGAGATAAAATAATGTACAGATTTTTAGCGTTTTAGTGGTCTTCACACAAGCAAGATTACTTCATTTGTAAAATAGGACCCGAAATGTTATCTTGAGAATTGTTTACAAGTAAAGACAATGAGAAGTTTTATCCATTGCTAACAAGAAAAATAGCAGATATTTGATTTAAGTTTAACATTTTATATTCTCTCTGTCACATTTCAAATACATAAACTTTTAGCATGATCGTTCTTTTCTAATTCCTGTAGATATATTGCTGTCAGGAAATAATTATTAATCTATAATTGCCTTTCTATTAGTTTAAAACTTATGCTCCCTGATTGTTAAGGGAGAACCAACTTGAAGTTACCTTGCACGCGCTCATTTATGGAAAAAGTTACTTAGCTCTCATTTACAGGTTCTCATTAAATCTCAAGATCTCATGTCTCTTCAAAGACTTAGGAAGAAGTGTTCTCTTCTCCTACCTTGCTTGGTTTGGTTAAATTCCATTTAATTGGGGAggagttgaaacttgaaaggaaaaattgaaaaaaagagTGGACAAGAATATTCATTATATTCAACTTTGTTCAGGCTTTCTTTGCCATTCTAAATTCTAGCTGTTGGTATCTAAGACATTTTTCTATTTTGAAGGTCAAATTGGGCTGTTCCAATAGGTGATTTGACTTTAAGAATCACTAGCATCAATGC
The sequence above is a segment of the Lycium barbarum isolate Lr01 chromosome 6, ASM1917538v2, whole genome shotgun sequence genome. Coding sequences within it:
- the LOC132645662 gene encoding uncharacterized protein LOC132645662 isoform X2; the protein is MIVAFEKGKSLSLKEKQFLYDIVANGRSGIDVDKFDYSERDTRAYGLRHRDILSGRRNVSILEIIMLHETLTSFKYSQYEDSVQLEYLQNCRGFLVTTALAYGNENTPVN
- the LOC132645662 gene encoding uncharacterized protein LOC132645662 isoform X1; translated protein: MLTNLITASVTPELMVLGTIFSSRGMIFVFYLILLFSKTEELVPKSLLTLEKSILPFCYLLTNGNNACCRHRDILSGRRNVSILEIIMLHETLTSFKYSQYEDSVQLEYLQNCRGFLVTTALAYGNENTPVN